The sequence ATCTTGTCGGGGTAGCGCTGGCGCAGGCGGCGGAGCAGGTCGGGCGGGTAGGCCCCGACATCGCGCACGCCCAGGCCGTCGGCCTCGGCCAGGAGGGCATGGGCCTCGGCCTCGATGGCGCCGGCCTCTGCCTGCCCGCTCTCGGCCATGCGGCCCAGGATGACGGCCCGCAGGGGCAGGCCGTCCGCGGCCTGGCGGAGGGCGCGCACACCCGCCAGCCCCTGCTCGCGGAAATCGCCGCAAGCAATGACGCCGGCGTGCAGCATGTCGAGCAGGGCGCAGCGCATCGTCGCGGCCAGGGTTTCAGGGTCGAGGCCGGCCAGATAGCGGTGTTTGAGGCCGTGCGGGGGGATGACGGCCTGCTCCAGGCTGAGGCCGATGCCCATCTCCTTGGCCCCGGCATCGCCCAGGTGGGTGTGGGCGTCGATGAACAGTGGGCTGAGGAGGACGCTGGGCAGGTCGATGCGGCGGGCGCCGGGGATGGCCTCGCCGATGGAGTGGATGCGGCCGCCTTGCACGTTCAGGCAGACGCCGCTGAGCACTTGCATCTCGTCGCCGGCGATGATCTGGGCGCCGCTAAAACAGAGAAGCTCCTCGTCCTGGTGCATCCGTCTCACCCCTTGGTCGCGCCCATGGTGATGCCCCGGATGAAGAAGCGGTTGAGGAAGAGGGAGATGATCAGGGCCGGGATGATGGCAAACAGACTCATCGCCGCCATCTTGCCCCAGTTCACGCCCACGGCGCTGAACGAGGCCAGGATGCCGAGGGGGATGGTCTTGGTGCGGGGCGAGGTGAGCATGAGGGCGAAGAGGAAGTCGTTCCAACTGAAGATGAAGACATAGATGGCCGCGGCGACGATGCCGGGGACAGAAAGCGGCAGGGCCACGCGCCAGAAGGCGCCGAAATGCGAGGCCCCATCCACCAGCGATGCCTCTTCCATCTCCTTGGGCACATCGGCGAAATAGCTGCGCATCATCCACACCACAAAGGCGGCGTCGAAGACGGTGTCGAGGATGATCAGCGAGGTGTAGGAGCCGAGCAGGTGCAGATCCCGCATGATCAGATAGAAGGGGATGAGCATGGCCACGGGCGGCACCATCAGCAGCAGCAGGAAGAAGTAGGAGGAGAGATTGAGCAGCCGCGAGCCGGAGCGGGCGATGGCATAGCCGGCGGGCACGCCCAAGACCAGCGAGAGCGCCGTGGCGCCGGCGCTGACGATGACGCTGTTGAGCAGGAAGCGCCCGGTCGGCGTGGCGGACAGCACCTCGCGGAAGTTGCGCAGGGTGAAATCGAAGAACAGCCAGCGGGGAGGGATGGCAAAGGCATCGCGGCCATACTTGAAGGCAGTGGTCAGCAGCCAGTAGACGGGCAGCATGAAGAAAAGCACCGTCAGGATGACCAGAACGGTGAGGAGGATGCGCTCGAACCGGCTCTTTTTGTGCATGGCGCTTACAGTTGTTGGCGCTCCAGCACCATGATGTAGAGGATGGAGAGGATGGCGATGACCACCAGCAGGATGTTGGCCAGGGCCGCGGCGTAGCCCATATCGAAAAAGGTCATGCCCACGGTGTAGATGTGGAAGTTGAGCACGGTGGTGACGGAACCAGGGCCGCCGGCGGTGGTGGCGTAGATGGTGTCGAAGACCTTGAACGATTGCATGGTGCGCAACAGCAGCGCCACCAACATCGTCGGCCGCAGCAGGGGCAGGGTGATGTAGAGGAAACTCTGCCAGCGGCTGGCCCCATCCACATACGCGGCCTCATACGGCTCCACCGGCAGGCTCTTCAGCCCGGCCAGGAAGATGACCATCAGCAAGGGCGTCCACTGCCAGACGTCGATCAGGATCACGGCCGGCATGGCCCACTTCAACTCGGCCAGCGGCCCACGGCCCACGTTCACCCCCACTTGCTTGAGATAGAAGGGGATGACGCCGAAATCGGCGTTGTAGAGCGATTTCCACACCAGCCCCACCACCAGCGGCGGCAGCGCCATGGGGATGAGCAGCGTCGCCCGGATCGTGCGCATCAGCCGCATCTCCGAGGAGAGCAACAGCGCCAGGGCCAGCCCGAACAAGATCTCGAACACCACCGTGCCGGCCACATAGACCAGCGTCACCCGCAATGATTGCAGCACCACCGGGTCGGCCAGCGCCCGGGCATAGTTGGCCAGGCCAAGGAAGGTCTGCGTCTGGTTGGGGTCGGTCAGCCGGTATTTGAACAGGCTGATGCGAAAGGAGAAGAAGAGCGGGTAAATGGCGATGAAGGCCACGAACACCAGCAGCGGCGCCAACATGCCGGCGTACGCGCCCTCTCGGCGCAGGAAGCGCCGCAGGGAGGCGAGCCGCTGCGGGCGGGAGCGGACAGGGTGGCCGGGGGTGGCGATCATGCTGGCACGCAGAAGGAAAGGGCGAGGTCGCCTCGCCTGGGCAAGGCGACCTCGCTGGGGGAGGGTGGGCTGGCCGTTATTGCCAGTTCTCTTCGACCTGCTTCTGCGCTGCTTCTAGGGCTTGCTCGGCCGTTTCCTGACCGACCAGGAAAGCGTTGACGTGCGTGCCCAGGGCATCCTGGATGATGCTGTACTGCGGGATGCGCGGGCGGTAGTCGCCGTCGCCCTTCTCGAACGACTCCAACAGGGTGGGCAGCCAGGGATACATGGCCACCAATTCGGGGTCGGTCATGGTGCTGCGGCGGATGGGCGCGCCATCGCTCTTCAGCCAGTCCTTCTGGATCTCAGGCGAGGTCAGCCACTTGATGAACTGCCAGCCGCATTCCTGCTCCTGGGGCGTCGAGTCGGCGTTGATGCCGATGCCCCAGCCGCCAAAGCCATATTTCGGCTCCATCCCGGCTTTCACCGGGGCGACGGCGATATCGACCTTGCCGACGACGCTGCTGATCTCGGAGTCTTCATAGCCGGCGCGGGCGATGCTCCAGCCTTCCATCATCGCCACCTGGCCGCTGCGGAAGGCCGTCTCGCGCTGGTCCCACCAGTAATCGGTGGCCCCGGGCGGCGCGTACTTGAACAACTCACCGAAGAACTCCAGGATCGCCGCATTCTCGGCGGTGTTGAGGGCGGGCTTGCCGGCATCGTCGAGGATGCGGCCGCCGTGCTGCTGCACCCAGGCCATGTAATCCTGCGCCACGGCCGGGCCTTTGGCCCCCAGCAGCGCGATGCCGAACATGTTCTTGCCGGCGTCGGTCAGCTTCGTCGCCGCCTCCAGCAACTCCTCCTGCGTCTT is a genomic window of Caldilineales bacterium containing:
- a CDS encoding carbohydrate ABC transporter permease is translated as MHKKSRFERILLTVLVILTVLFFMLPVYWLLTTAFKYGRDAFAIPPRWLFFDFTLRNFREVLSATPTGRFLLNSVIVSAGATALSLVLGVPAGYAIARSGSRLLNLSSYFFLLLLMVPPVAMLIPFYLIMRDLHLLGSYTSLIILDTVFDAAFVVWMMRSYFADVPKEMEEASLVDGASHFGAFWRVALPLSVPGIVAAAIYVFIFSWNDFLFALMLTSPRTKTIPLGILASFSAVGVNWGKMAAMSLFAIIPALIISLFLNRFFIRGITMGATKG
- a CDS encoding sugar ABC transporter permease, which produces MIATPGHPVRSRPQRLASLRRFLRREGAYAGMLAPLLVFVAFIAIYPLFFSFRISLFKYRLTDPNQTQTFLGLANYARALADPVVLQSLRVTLVYVAGTVVFEILFGLALALLLSSEMRLMRTIRATLLIPMALPPLVVGLVWKSLYNADFGVIPFYLKQVGVNVGRGPLAELKWAMPAVILIDVWQWTPLLMVIFLAGLKSLPVEPYEAAYVDGASRWQSFLYITLPLLRPTMLVALLLRTMQSFKVFDTIYATTAGGPGSVTTVLNFHIYTVGMTFFDMGYAAALANILLVVIAILSILYIMVLERQQL
- a CDS encoding extracellular solute-binding protein; the protein is MNIEGRKFIALFITLAVVLALAACAAPAPAPTTAPAATEAPAATAAPPAEAEKTVGLEVCQGQNLTLASMTDQYVAAFRVLVPQFNQASGATITLDELGYVDLYQKLIADFVGHTGSYDLMTVDIVWSGEFGANKYTKLLDEYMERDKAELQLDDILPVSWTLGEWQGTHPAYPLAGYANVLNYRKDVLAAAGIEPPKTQEELLEAATKLTDAGKNMFGIALLGAKGPAVAQDYMAWVQQHGGRILDDAGKPALNTAENAAILEFFGELFKYAPPGATDYWWDQRETAFRSGQVAMMEGWSIARAGYEDSEISSVVGKVDIAVAPVKAGMEPKYGFGGWGIGINADSTPQEQECGWQFIKWLTSPEIQKDWLKSDGAPIRRSTMTDPELVAMYPWLPTLLESFEKGDGDYRPRIPQYSIIQDALGTHVNAFLVGQETAEQALEAAQKQVEENWQ